The segment GATTTTGATATATCTGTGGTTTCCcgtgaattcaatgatagggctgacTCATTAGCAGTATCAGCAACATCTTtgattcctcacaaagattttttagctgacaattttgatgatttgtaatttgaaggtagtcactacccttcaaaggatgcaattgaaagtgttgACGCAGAAACAGGAGAGAAATTTCTGCAACttaaaggaaacaagatccccaagggtctagtttcactagaaaagctttttgacaagcatgatcgctatgttaagaagtagaaaagatcaactacagggtcaatggaatatgaacaaataaacattgggactaaggacaatccaaaaatgatcaacattggaaaatgtTGCTCACAAGGAGAAAGatagaaatttgttgcattattgtagTAGTATGTTGACATCTTAGCATACTCCTATGAAAATATAAAGTCTTTTCATCCCAAAGAACTCtgccatgacattccattgaaaccaGGTATTATGCCTTTCCGACAGAAGCAAAGGCAATATAACCCAAAAATCTCTGACACTATCTTTGCTGAaatacaaaagatgttgaaagcaaggataatcttccccatccaccattcttcttggatCGCTAACATTGTACCTATACGTAAGAAGAATGGCAAAATTTAGATATGTGTAGATTTCTGAAACTTGAATCAagcatccttgaaagataattatcctttacctatcATGGACCATGTCTTACAAGCTGTTACTAGAGCAaaaatgatgtccatgttggatgggttTTTAGGTTATAATTAGGTAGAAGTGCTGGAGCAAGATCAACATAGGACtgcattcactacaccttggggtaccttcgCATATCacaggatgccttttggattaataaatgcggGAGAAACTTTCCAAcatgcaatggacttggccttccaaagttttcttggtaagttcattgttgtctatttagatgatttgacAGTTTATTCTAAGGAACATCAAGATCATTTTTCTCATCCACAACAACTCTTGGAAAAATGCTGCCAGCATGGAATCTCTCTCAATCCCAAAAAGTCtatttttggggtcactgaaggtaaattTATCGGGCATATTGTTTCGAAGGAAGGTATTAAAATTGATGCAGAAAGGGTAAAAGAAATCCGTGACCTTTCCTTGCCGACCAGTAAGACTATCGTTCATTCTTTCTTCGGAAAAGTTAATTTCCTACGAAGATTCATTCCCGACTTCACCAAACAAACTCATCATATATTAAATATGATGAAgggtaattctctcttcaaatggacTCCAGAAGGGAAGCAAGCTTTCCATCATATCAAAGAAGCCATGGCAAATGCTCCAGTCTTAGTGTGCCCAGATTATTCTAAGGAGTTCATTCTGTATAGCTATGTGTCAGATCATACTTGTTCAGCTATACTAATGCAAAGAAATAGTGAAGTTGTGgaatcacctattgcattcatgagttatctaTTGAAAACTCATGAGTTGAAATACttagaaatggagaagcatgcttttgtcATGGTGAAAGCGGTTAAACATTTTAGGTTCTATATTCTGAATTCACATGTCATTGCTCTTGTtcctgatgttgttgtcaagtctATTCTGACACAAAAAGAGTTTGGGACTAAAAGGGGCAACTGcgttgccaagattcaagaatatgatatggaaatcaagcccactaatTTGGTTCATGGgaaaggtctatgtcagttgatagctgacaataaatcaatagatgaagtggtacttgaaaaagaaggtattaatcaagatcttcctcatgttctattcGTTAGTactactgatgagtggtattctgacTTGGTGTATCTCTTGACATATGGAGGTTGTCCTGCACATCTGTCAAGGAAAGAAAAGCGAACCTTAAAGCTCAAAgtagtgaattttgtcctatgggataatggtttgtacaagaagggtctAGACGGCAATTTCCTGTGCTGCGTGGACAAACAACaagaagtaagattacttcaatcttttcatgatcttgcttgtggaggacatttttctgcccctgttactgcacacaaaatcttgcaTGCTAGGTATTACTGGCCAACATTATTTAAAGATACATACAGTTCGGTTTGCAAGTGTGAGCAATGTCAGTAATTTGTTGGCAAGCCTAAACTAGTTGCACTTCCACTAAAGccagtaataattgaagagcctttcaaacagtggggattggacttcattggacctgtCAATCCAACATCAAGTGTAGGTCACATATACATCCTCACAGCAatggattacttcaccaagtgggtggaaacaattccaactaagcaatctacctcAGCGGCGGTTTGTCAGTTTCTAAAGGAGAACATCgtctcaaggtttggtgttcctcataagattgtagatgataatgcttcatgtttttcatcttatgagataattgacttttgctttgatcatagtattactctttcacactcatctgactattatcctcaaggaaatggtcaggctgagtcaagcaacaagaacctggtcACTATCATGAGGaaacttgttgatgagaaacaacggttttggcataaagctctttatgatgcgctatgggtggatcgtataactccaaaaagaaaAATTGacatgtcaccttttcaacttttgtatgggttgaatgtcGAGATTTTGATCACTATGGAACTTCCAGCACTAAAGCTCACTAAGGCCATTGAAGACAACACATATCATGATTCATTGGATAAGTGAATCATGTTTCTTTCTCAGCTAGAAGAAACAAGGGCTGAAGTGGTGGATAGGATTactgcacaccaaagccaagtgaaggcattGTTCGACAGGAAAACAACTTCTCGTGACTTCTcaattggtgatcaagtcttgttatgggacaagaggagggaaccaaagggtttgcatggaaagtttgattccttgtggagaggtcccttcactattcatgaagtatgtggtgagcatggctacttacttgcatatgcagatggtTCCCCATTCTCGCTACCTCATAgcggagaacatttgaagctctttactcaaaaGAGAGTGATGTAAAGGAAGTTTTACCTTTTGTAAAATATGTAtagtcttttctttttctttttgtcgcCTGACTCTATaacccaatggatacaggcacttggagttctggattctacaagcttcaagtggtgcaacTTGTTCCCTAGTCAGAGTcagttgttgtcctcgatttcagcatggccaaaatcgtgaggcaaccctacaaaactggtccatttcgtaccttatggtctctaGGAGAGCTTAATcaacttggtcagttagttcatTTCACTCTTtgtctttcatttttattatttttcttgtttttccagGATTGCAGTTttccctgcagttcggactttaaagtctgaactgcagggtTATTTGTTAATAAgcacacatcagactttaaagtccaaagtgtatttgtgttttgtttctatttgcagttcagactttaaagtctgaactgcatgtGGTTTTTTACTGcagttcaggttttaaaacccgaactgCGGTTTGTTTTAGACTGcagattgggttttaaaacccgaactgCAGACTATCTTTgtctgcagttcagactttaaagtctaaactGCATGTAGTTTGTTCAAAGTTGCATGTCAAACTTTAAACCCCGATGTGCAAGTGTCCCTggcttgcatgtcagactttaaaactTGACATGCAACTGTGGGTTCTAATTAATGGCGCATTAATTGTTTTTAGGGTTAAGTTAAATGCCTTTTGAGttaatttttcatgttttatttttctttgtgtttCATTTTCCTCTTTGTGCACTCCCTCTTCCATTTTCTCCCATCGTTATTCATCTTTTATTCTTTGTTGCTTGATCAAATCACTCGATATCCGGATTTTGCAAACAACATAGCGGAAGTGGTAgggtttttttttggggggggttttaCTATTTGTATGTTttcgttttctttttcttttttgtttgttttttcttgatTGTTTTCAGATCTCCCTCTGGAGGTCAATCAGATTTTGAAGTCCGATTACCTCCTTTGTTTCAGAGAACAATCGAACTTCAAAATCTGATTGTCCTCCAAAGCCCCCTATCTTAAGCTGCataccggactttaaagtccaatgtgcaactGGAGATTTGTTTtctccgcatatcggattttaaagtctgatatgagGCCTATTAACCTTctcatatcggactttaaaatccgatatgcagagAGGTATAGGgtggcatgtcgggttttaaaacccgacatgtcacccagttgtccttcccagttaaaagcacatcggactttaaagttcgatgtgcctttgattttttttgaacctgcacatcggactttaaagcctGATGTGCATGTTGTTTTTTCAAATTTGCACATCGGAGTTTAAACCCCGATGTGTTGTTAATATTCCTtggaattgcacatcggactttaaacccCGATGTGCAATTTATTTTTAGAAGCAGATCGGACTTTTTTCTCTGACCTGTTGTTTTAGCAGTTTTACTCCTTGGCCTATTTTGAGTCCCGTTTTTCAATCTGtttgagaaaaaattgatttttgataatgatgaatggctaaTCATCAGTATTGAATGTATTCATTGTGCACAAATGTCAAAGAAGCCTAAGTCTTCCTCAGGACagccttctccaagtaaagcatcatcaaagaagatgaaatacaagtacgacagGTACTTGAATATGTATCCTGTGAGTTCAGTGGACTCAAACATTAAGGAGATCAGGGACACTGAGattgggcatgttgacatgcaagaGTTTCTTGATCGGGTTCAGAAGGCTCCTACATGCctaaccagtttaatcaaatctgagctgcataagtatgcatctttcccaatTGCGGCTCacgatcctgaatttgtactagcaGTGGTTGGTCACTTTGATCCAAGCATAAGGTAGGTTAAAGATGATGATCAGAAGGTCATAATGACTCTAgatagtgtattcttcaatagtgttttcaaaggctTATCAGCTGAAGAAGTggttgatatttctcaagagagtgctcaagagtactacgagaaacacgaggataaatgcaaaaaggtgatcaatattgtttatctctcaACTGCTGGATcttccctcacctcacgatggcctaagtctttccacaggagtgattttaatgaggaatataatgacatggtcacccaGTTATCCaaagtgagaggattaaaagactcattatttccaaagctggatgatttactatatgaatataatcagaaagggagctgcaagaattgattggggagagcaaattagtgatgcactttgtgcccaactgaaagaggtcaaggtaacactgaagtTTTATATGATGTCATACTTGGTTTATGCAGCTGCCTCTATGAGGTaatatccaggcttgtcaaccAAGGGTGATAGAAGAATGGTGcctgtttgggaatactatgatcaactaactatcaaaaatcaaggtagTCATTACAAGAGGGTTAATTATGCTTTCTTTGCTatttggaagtgcatttttgataaatgCCTGTATAAGAGAAGAATATTAGAGGCCGCCTATAGCAGGGTGTCCCATTTTGGTTGTGTATTCCTACAATTTCCCACATTCACGTATATCCAGATTGGatgcttctcaggtgagcccttcattcttccaaggtttccTTCAGACAAAATTGTCCTTATGGAGTTGTGCAAACAACTGATTattgtgcatgagaaacaatcacaagcacacaagACTGGGCTAAAATTCTAGGAGTCAATTCGCAGGTATTCCGTGCTAACTaatcccaaagccaaaaatatggaggaaatgcagtggaataccatgagaagattcaaggcctaaaccgattttgatttttggggtataaagagaaatctcaaaatgacatacacttatgtctataggtttgaagatgtttgggcaaactgtcagaatgaggaggatataaggagGATGGACTTCAGctgccttactctagaacaaattgaaaatctagatctagctaagatcccaatgactatggaagacacagatgacatagtagATCCTTTTTACTATGTGAAGAAGATTGATGATTCCCCACTCCCACTTGTGCAATAgtcaaagaaggaaagcaagtccattatgcaaaggatctctcccatcatagcaaacaccaatgcttggttgctaaggaagaatcttaggatgaaacagtttcccactagttcaggagatgatgacaatagtgatggtccaTTGGGAAAGACAGCGACAGCTAAAACAAGAACCAAGAAcagggcagactcacaagcactatcctcagctcctatggtacaatcaaaaggtaaagggcctaaaatcaaatttacagttaaagggtcaaagcaaggtgaatcatcatcagcatcatagGAGTTAGTGGCAAAGGAGCTAGAACAACCACTTGTCAGTGCAGATGGAAAGGGTAAGGAggtcgaagaaggtgaaattcctcaacaagaggaagtacaggtaGAAGAAGTACCACATTCAGTTGAAGTAGATATGACAACCACTTCACAAGTAGTCATTCACTCTATTGATTTTGACTCT is part of the Cryptomeria japonica chromosome 10, Sugi_1.0, whole genome shotgun sequence genome and harbors:
- the LOC131858997 gene encoding uncharacterized protein LOC131858997; amino-acid sequence: MMKGNSLFKWTPEGKQAFHHIKEAMANAPVLVCPDYSKEFILYSYVSDHTCSAILMQRNSEVVESPIAFMSYLLKTHELKYLEMEKHAFVMVKAVKHFRFYILNSHVIALVPDVVVKSILTQKEFGTKRGNCVAKIQEYDMEIKPTNLVHGKGCPAHLSRKEKRTLKLKVVNFVLWDNGLYKKGLDGNFLCCVDKQQELEETRAEVVDRITAHQSQVKALFDRKTTSRDFSIDGSPFSLPHSGEHLKLFTQKRVMIAVFPAVRTLKSELQVQVLKPELRFVLDCRLGFKTRTADYLCLQFRL